A region of Terriglobia bacterium DNA encodes the following proteins:
- the nuoF gene encoding NADH-quinone oxidoreductase subunit NuoF produces MAYELVLFKNINDPHVKELDRYVELGGYKAARKVVTEMTPKDVIETTKATGLRGRGGAGFPTGMKWSFVPKDTGKPIYLCCNADESEPGTCKDRVIMERDPHQLIEGMIIASFAVDCHLAFIYIRGEFSLGYRVLEKALEEAHARGYLGKKIFGSNYDLDIILHSGAGAYICGEETGLIESLEGKRGHPRQKPPFPAVHGLYGCPTVVNNVETLANLPHIFNRGVEWYKSIGSSEKNTGPKLYCVSGHVRKPAVVERELGVPLLELIEVECGGMRNGNRLKGVIPGGSSVPILKPDECDVRMDFDSLAAKGTLLGSCGMMVLDQTACMVRLALRTARFYAEESCGQCTQCREGTWWMEQVLHRIEHGHGKMEDLKMILDMCSNMKGVTICVLSDACAMPVEAMINKYREEFEYHITHKTCMAN; encoded by the coding sequence ATGGCTTACGAACTTGTTCTCTTTAAGAACATCAACGATCCTCATGTGAAAGAGCTGGACCGGTACGTCGAGCTTGGCGGATACAAAGCGGCGAGAAAAGTCGTCACCGAGATGACGCCCAAGGACGTTATCGAGACAACCAAAGCCACCGGTCTCCGAGGACGCGGCGGTGCCGGTTTCCCGACCGGTATGAAATGGAGTTTCGTTCCGAAAGATACCGGTAAGCCGATTTACCTGTGCTGTAACGCGGATGAGAGCGAGCCCGGCACCTGCAAAGATCGGGTCATTATGGAGCGCGATCCGCATCAGTTGATCGAGGGGATGATCATTGCCTCGTTCGCGGTGGACTGCCATCTTGCGTTCATCTATATACGCGGTGAATTTTCGCTCGGATACCGAGTCCTGGAAAAGGCGCTGGAGGAAGCGCATGCCCGCGGCTATCTCGGGAAAAAGATCTTCGGCTCCAATTATGATCTCGACATCATTCTGCACTCCGGTGCGGGCGCCTATATCTGCGGCGAAGAGACGGGGTTGATCGAATCGCTGGAAGGGAAGCGCGGGCATCCGCGGCAGAAGCCGCCGTTTCCCGCGGTTCACGGGCTCTATGGTTGTCCCACCGTTGTCAATAACGTCGAAACACTCGCAAATCTCCCCCACATCTTCAATCGGGGCGTTGAGTGGTACAAGAGTATCGGCTCCAGCGAGAAGAACACAGGACCCAAACTTTACTGTGTCAGCGGGCATGTCCGGAAACCAGCGGTTGTGGAGAGGGAATTGGGTGTTCCTCTGCTCGAACTGATCGAGGTCGAGTGCGGCGGTATGCGGAACGGAAACCGGTTGAAAGGGGTTATACCGGGCGGTTCTTCAGTGCCGATTCTCAAGCCCGACGAGTGCGACGTTCGGATGGATTTCGATTCGCTTGCCGCGAAGGGTACGCTGCTCGGTTCGTGCGGCATGATGGTGCTCGATCAGACCGCCTGCATGGTTCGCCTTGCTCTGCGAACGGCGCGCTTTTACGCGGAAGAGAGCTGCGGGCAATGTACTCAGTGCCGTGAGGGAACGTGGTGGATGGAGCAGGTACTGCATCGGATCGAACACGGCCATGGAAAGATGGAGGACCTGAAAATGATCCTCGACATGTGCTCGAACATGAAGGGCGTCACGATCTGCGTTCTAAGCGATGCCTGTGCGATGCCCGTCGAAGCGATGATTAACAAATACCGGGAAGAATTCGAGTATCACATCACGCACAAGACGTGCATGGCGAACTAA
- a CDS encoding CDGSH iron-sulfur domain-containing protein, translating to MADHTDFVVFPNGPLRISGNFSIKDGQGKEFDLSGRTQISLCRCGHSENKPFCDGAHARNGFQSVVEARVLPPPAPKP from the coding sequence ATGGCTGATCATACAGATTTCGTTGTGTTTCCTAATGGACCGCTCCGTATCTCGGGGAATTTTAGTATCAAGGATGGACAGGGGAAGGAATTCGATCTTTCGGGCCGCACTCAAATCAGTCTCTGCCGCTGTGGCCACTCGGAGAATAAGCCGTTCTGCGACGGCGCACATGCGCGGAACGGATTTCAATCGGTTGTGGAAGCGCGCGTTTTACCGCCGCCAGCACCCAAACCGTAA
- the glgC gene encoding glucose-1-phosphate adenylyltransferase, whose translation MKRVAPRTSAIIQDSLAVILAGGQGERLYPLTKHRAKPAVPFGGIYRIIDFALSNCINSQLKRICVLTQYKSDSLDRHIRLGWNIFSYDRGEFIFTIPPQFRASEKWYQGTADAVYQNIYTIERESPAYVIILCGDHIYKMDYSELLEFHVGSGADVTVSTIEFPRCEASHLGVLEIDRNQRIVGFEEKPKDPKPMPSNPSLVLASMGIYVFSTPVLIQALLEDAGQDTSHDFGRNIIPNLIESKQVYAYNFKDMNQKDAKYWRDVGTLDAYFEANMDLISIDPQFNLYDKEWPIRTHVRSYPPAKTIWDLEHEGRVGAAINSIISQGSIVSGGRVKNSILSPEVRINSYSEVDQCILMNGVDVGRHARLHSVIVDKYVRIPPGIEIGYNPEEDRRRFTVTDSGVVVIPRNACFWD comes from the coding sequence TTGAAACGAGTTGCGCCCCGAACGAGCGCGATCATTCAGGACAGCCTTGCCGTAATTTTGGCTGGAGGACAGGGCGAACGGCTCTATCCTTTGACTAAACACCGCGCAAAACCGGCGGTCCCTTTTGGAGGGATCTACCGGATCATCGATTTCGCTCTTTCGAACTGCATAAACTCGCAGCTCAAGAGAATTTGCGTCCTCACGCAATACAAATCGGATTCTCTCGACCGGCACATCCGGTTGGGGTGGAACATTTTTTCCTACGATCGCGGCGAATTCATTTTCACGATCCCTCCGCAATTTCGCGCTTCCGAAAAGTGGTACCAGGGAACGGCGGACGCTGTTTATCAGAACATTTACACCATCGAACGCGAGAGTCCCGCCTACGTGATAATTCTCTGCGGCGATCACATCTATAAGATGGACTACAGCGAGCTGTTGGAATTCCATGTGGGATCCGGTGCTGACGTCACCGTCTCGACGATCGAATTCCCGCGCTGCGAGGCAAGCCACCTTGGCGTTCTCGAGATCGACCGTAATCAGCGGATCGTCGGATTCGAAGAAAAACCGAAAGATCCCAAGCCCATGCCGTCAAATCCGAGCCTCGTACTCGCATCGATGGGCATTTATGTTTTCAGCACGCCCGTTCTGATTCAGGCGTTACTGGAAGATGCAGGCCAGGACACCAGCCACGACTTCGGACGAAACATCATCCCCAACCTGATCGAATCGAAGCAGGTCTACGCTTATAACTTCAAAGACATGAATCAGAAGGATGCAAAGTACTGGCGCGATGTCGGCACCCTCGACGCATACTTCGAAGCCAACATGGATCTCATTTCGATCGATCCGCAGTTCAACCTGTACGATAAAGAGTGGCCCATCCGTACGCACGTGCGTTCGTATCCGCCGGCAAAAACGATCTGGGATCTCGAACATGAAGGACGCGTGGGCGCCGCCATCAATTCCATTATTTCGCAGGGATCGATCGTCAGCGGAGGGCGCGTCAAAAACTCGATCCTTTCGCCGGAAGTACGAATCAACAGCTACTCCGAAGTCGACCAATGCATCCTGATGAACGGCGTCGATGTCGGCCGGCATGCGAGACTCCACAGCGTCATTGTCGATAAGTACGTCCGCATCCCGCCGGGAATCGAAATCGGTTATAACCCTGAAGAAGACCGCCGCCGCTTCACAGTGACCGATTCCGGCGTCGTCGTCATTCCACGGAACGCTTGCTTCTGGGATTAG
- a CDS encoding TraR/DksA family transcriptional regulator has translation MDDKKTQKFRQRLLEEYQKLIRSINRNRLAEEEIKLENTEDEGDLATISHNKELLYNLHESDFQRLKSIQEALKRMDRGEYGECVRCGEDINEKRLMAVPWATLCIQCQEEAEREGTSQRPVMAGMLKTDEEDEPEA, from the coding sequence ATGGACGATAAAAAAACGCAGAAATTTCGCCAACGGCTGTTGGAGGAATACCAGAAGCTGATCCGTTCAATCAATCGGAATCGATTGGCAGAGGAAGAGATCAAGCTCGAAAATACCGAGGACGAAGGGGATCTCGCCACCATCAGCCATAACAAAGAACTCTTGTATAACCTTCATGAGAGCGATTTCCAACGCTTGAAGTCGATTCAGGAAGCCTTGAAGCGCATGGACCGCGGTGAGTATGGCGAGTGCGTCCGATGCGGCGAGGACATCAATGAGAAACGCCTGATGGCCGTGCCGTGGGCGACCCTCTGCATCCAATGCCAGGAAGAAGCGGAGCGTGAGGGCACCAGCCAGCGTCCGGTGATGGCCGGCATGTTG